In Rhodopirellula sp. P2, the DNA window CGCCCAGTGGTCCTTGGCGTTTTCCATGGCCGCCGATTGCAACTGCGACGAACTTTCAGGCCAGGGCATGCCCATGCCAACCCACTCTGCGATCGCGGCAACCTGCGGTGGATCGAGCGGCTGGTCTGGCGGCATTGCGATGTTGTCGCTTCGCCGGACGGCTTCAAGAAGCAGGCTGTCGGTGGTGTCAGCACCGGCGATTGGCCCGGATTCGCCCCCCTGAATCAACGCTGGTTGCGAATCCAATCGCAAGCCCCCGCTCTGTTCACTCTCTCCATGACAAGCGATGCAGTGCTCGACCAGAATTGGTCGAATCTCGGACTCGAAAAAACGGTCGCTCTGATCATCTGCTTGGGTTGGACCCATGAAGCAAAATGCAAGGCATGCAAAGATCGCGACAGTCAAGCATGTCCAGGGCTGGCGCATCAGCAGGCGAAGGAAGTACGATTGGGAGGCAAATCTCTCCATCGGAAGTCGTTCGATCAATTCGTGTGGCGGGAACTTGGTCGCCTGGGGGGCAGCGACGAAGTTGGAGGGGGGACCTCATTGTATCGTGTCAGGGGGCAGGAATGGTTCCCGACCGACTCAACTTAGAAAGAACCAAGGGGCACAGAGGTCGTCAGAGCGTCTGTTGTTCGAGACGATCAGAGGTCTTGCGAGTTCGAGATCGCTGACGATTGCCGCACCGATCATTCGGTGGTGGCAGCTTGGTTTGGTTCCGCCAATGCAGGGAACTGTTTCATCGTTGGTTGATGCAGGTAGGGCCAACCCTCGTTGGCTTGTGCAGACCCTGGCGTGGTGCGCCCATTCGCGAACGCTTGGGCGAGTTCCTGGACCAACTCGTTGATCTTCTCGGGGTGGGTGTCTTCCAAGTTTCGTGTCTCACCCGGATCAGCCTCGAGGTCGTAGAGTTGCACCGTTTTCGCGGGGGTGGAAACGACCGCTTGGTTACTCAATCCATCCCAACCTCCACCGCCGTCGGTGGTCAGAATCAGCTTCCAGTTGTCTTTTCGAATGGCGAATTTTCCTGAGAGTGAATGGTGGATGGTTTGGGGGCGGGTTGGAGTTGCCTTCCCCTGCATACTGGAGGCGAAGGAGAAGGAGTCCTCGGCGGCGTTTTCGGGAATCGCTTCGGATTCACCGAGGATCTCGGCAAAGGTCGCGAAGAAATCGGTGGTGCAGATGGTCGTGTCAGAGGAACTTCCGGGGGCCACGTGACCTGGCCAACGCACCAGAAACGGCACGCGGTGGCCGCCTTCATAGAGCGACCCCTTGGATCCTCGGTAAGGGCCTGAGGGATGGTAGCCCGCAGCCAGCATCTTGGGGATTTTGACATAGGGCGCGAAACCGTTGTCGGAAGTGAAGATCACCAGCGTTTCTTGGTCGATTCCCGATTCTTGAAGTTGCTCGAGCACTTGGCCGACAACCCAATCGGTCTCCGCAATGAAATCGGCGTACCAGCTGTATTGTTGGTAGCGTCCGCGAAATGCTTTTCCTGGGCGAATCGGTGTGTGCGGGGAAGTCAAAGGCAGGTACAGGAAGAAGGGCGTTTTCGAACCTTGGGTGGCTTGGCGTTGAATGTACCGGCGAGATTCGGCGGCCCAATTGGCCAAGCATTCGCTGGCGTCAAAGTCATCTGCGGTCGCGCCAATTCGTTCGAAGTCGTTGTACTCGTTGTGCGGGAAACCCCGTTCGAGCGTGGGCGTTTTTTCCGCTTGATCATTGCGAAGATAGACGTACGGTGGCATGTCCAAGGATGAGAGAATGAAGAACGCCTCATCGAATCCAACATCGACTGGGCCGTTGCGAAAAGGCTTTTCGTAGTCGATGTTCCAAGAACCGAATTGTGCTTTGCGAGTCGAGTTTGCTTGAGCAGGGGCGGGGGCAAAGTCCGCTCCCAGGTGCCACTTGCCAATGCAAGCGGTGTGATAGCCGGCCTGTTGCAGGAACGTCGGAAGGCTCAAACGCTTGGGGTCCATCAAGGCCGGTGAATCAGCGGCCACCAGGACCCCGCGTTTCAGTCGGCTACGCCAGTTGTAGCGTCCTGTGAGGATCCCATAGCGAGTCGGCGTGCAGACGGAGGAACTGGTGTGCGCGTCGGTGAATCGCATGCCTTGCTCGGCCAGTTGATCGAGTGCCGGTGTCGGGATCAGCCCGCCGGCATGAGAAGGTTCGCCGGGCCCCATGTCATCCGCAAGGATCAGGATGATGTTCGGGCGTTCGGACGATTGTGCGGCGGTGCTCGCACAAAGAAGCGAGCAGACAATCAGACAGCGAAGCAGCAAATTCATGGAGATCTCTGGCGGGCGAAGCAGGTGTGTTTGGAGTTTGTCTTCAGGGCACGCGTTTCAGTTCTGCCATCACATTTGCTTTCCAATGGGACAGTTCTGCTTGCATGCGTTTCACGACGTCCGCTTGTTGGTTTGCCAAGTCCGTTGACTCGCTCGGATCCTCGATGATGTCGTAGAGCTTGTCACCCTTTGCGGTCGAGATCAGCTTGTAGCGTTGCTCCATCCAGACGGCTTCCTTGCCATCGCGATTGAGAAATCCCAATGGTTTTTGTCTGATCTGCTGCTGCCCAGTCACGAAAGGCAGCAGGCTGGTTCCATCATAAGTGCGGTCGGCAGGCAACTCGATTTCAAGTGCATCCAGGATAGTCGGGAAGTAGTCCGACGTGATGCAAGGCGCATGCACCGTGCGTGCGGATTTCACTTTGTCGGGCCAGACCAGCAAACCGGGCACACGAATGCCACCTTCGTTGATCGAAAGTTTGAAACCCTTCAAATCCTTGGCCGACCCCACGTGCCGAGGTGAACCCTGCCTCGCGGGGCCGTTGTCCGAGCAGAAAAAGAGCATCGTGTTGTCGGCCACACCCAGTGCTTGGAGTTCGGCTCGGAGGCGTCCGAGTTGTTCATCCATGGCGGTCAAACACGCGTAGTAATGTTGTGTGGGTTCGGGATGTTCGCGATACATTCGGCGGTATTCGGGGCCGCCCACGACGGGTGAGTGAGGCGTGTGAAACCACACCGCGGCGAAGAATGGTTGTTGCTTTCGAGCCGCATCGCGAATGAATGGGATCGCGCGGTCCATCAACACTCGCGAATCGTCGCCGTGCGTGTTTTCCTTGGCGGTTTGGTTGGGGCCTGTGAAGTAATCGTTGCCGTAAGGTTGGTCTTGAGGAGACGGTTGCTTGGTTTCGTTCGCACTGCTCGGTCTCCGATTGATTGGGCCTGGATCGATCAAGGGATTCCAAGTCGGGACCTTGGATTCCGTGACAAAACAAACATCCACATCACGCTCCCAGGGCGGGCAGTGGTATCGTTCGGGTTGCTCGGCAAATGTCCCCCAGCGTTTTTGATCGCCAATCGTTTTGGACAGGGTACCCAGATGCCATTTGCCGAAATGCCCGGTGGTGTACCCGTGCTCCTTGAGCACCGTGGTGATGGGGATTTCGGTGGGTTCCAACATGCCTTTCATTGCAAAGGTCACGCCGAATCGGTACGGATTGCGACCGGTGTAGCAACTCGCACGCGTGGGCGAGCACATCGCGGCCGCGGCGTAGAACCGTGTGAACGTCACGCCTTCCTTTGCCATTTGATCCAGGTGAGGCGTTTTCAGGTGCGGATGCCCGTTGTAGCCCGTGTCACCCCAGCCCTGATCGTCTGACATGCAGAGGATGATGTTGGGAGGATTGTCAGCGACGGTGGAACTGGCCACCAATGTCAAAACTCCGAAGGCGATTGCTCGTGCGGTAAGGATCATGATGCTCTGGCGACTTTGCGTTGGAAGGCTCAATGGTTCTTGGGCAGAAGGTCGGGCCGTGGCGAATCGATTTCTCGTTTCAAGATTTGTTTCAGTTGCTCGACCTTCTCGGGGAATCCGGACGCCAGATCGATTCGTTCCTCATTGTCGGTGGAGATGTTGTAGAGCTGATAAACACCTCCTTTTCGGTCCGCCTCGACGAGTTTGAATCCTTCCCGTGTGATCAACGCGCGGCTGCCCATGGTTGTGAAACGGTTGTTGACGACGATGAAGTCATGCTGCTGAGTTTGTGGTTGTCCAAGGAGGGTGGGCAAGTACGAGATCCCGTCTTTGCCCCTGGGCTGTTCTTCCCCAACGATGTCAGCCAAGGTGGCAAGAAAGTCGTAGTGCGAACTCAGCAGATCAGCCTCGGTGCCGGGCGAGATTTTCCCTGGCCAGCGGACGATCATCGGGCATTGCATCCCGCCTTGATAACCGCTGCGTTTGAGTCCTGCCCGGCCGCCGGCACCGTCAAAGATGTCGCCGCATTCGGACGTTCGCCATTTCTTGTCGGTCAAATTGGCGGGCTCGCCGTTGGGCAGTTTCTGCGTCTTGTAGCTCGGTTTGGGACCGTAGTAGAGTTCATGCCCATTGTCGGATGCGAACAGAACCACGGTGTTGTCATCGATCCCCAAAGTGACCAGTTCGTTCATGATCAAGCCGACGTGATCGTCCAGCATCTTGACCATCGACGCGTACTTCTTTTCCGCCAATGACATCGTGGGGTGATCGGCGAAATCAGGATGCAGTTCGGGAATCGCAACGGGACCGTGCGGCAGTTGAGTGGGGTGATAGAGAAAAAACGGTCGGTCGTGATTGGCGCGCAGGTACTTCAAGATGCCTTTGATGAAAACGTTTTGCGAATAGGTTTCGCCACCATAGCCAACCGGTTCATCCCCTTGCTCGCTGGTTTTGCCACAGTCTGCCAGTGTGTTGCCTGGCAGTTCAAACTTCTCTCCGTTTCGCCAGAGATAAGGCGGATAGAATCCATGGCAGCGTTGGTGGTCGTAATAGCCTTCATAGAAATCCCAGCCAAAACGTTTGACGCGTTCGTGCCAAGTTAAAAAGCCTCGATCCAGTTTGCCGAACTGTGCCGTTTGGTACCCTGCATTTTGTGCGACCTGAGCGAGGAACACTTCCTCCTCAGCGATCGGATTCGAGTTGGCTTTGTGTTTCGCCAATCGTTTTTGATAGTCCTCTTCGGTGATCTGTCCCGCGTCCCGCCAGATCGGT includes these proteins:
- a CDS encoding sulfatase-like hydrolase/transferase, whose protein sequence is MNLLLRCLIVCSLLCASTAAQSSERPNIILILADDMGPGEPSHAGGLIPTPALDQLAEQGMRFTDAHTSSSVCTPTRYGILTGRYNWRSRLKRGVLVAADSPALMDPKRLSLPTFLQQAGYHTACIGKWHLGADFAPAPAQANSTRKAQFGSWNIDYEKPFRNGPVDVGFDEAFFILSSLDMPPYVYLRNDQAEKTPTLERGFPHNEYNDFERIGATADDFDASECLANWAAESRRYIQRQATQGSKTPFFLYLPLTSPHTPIRPGKAFRGRYQQYSWYADFIAETDWVVGQVLEQLQESGIDQETLVIFTSDNGFAPYVKIPKMLAAGYHPSGPYRGSKGSLYEGGHRVPFLVRWPGHVAPGSSSDTTICTTDFFATFAEILGESEAIPENAAEDSFSFASSMQGKATPTRPQTIHHSLSGKFAIRKDNWKLILTTDGGGGWDGLSNQAVVSTPAKTVQLYDLEADPGETRNLEDTHPEKINELVQELAQAFANGRTTPGSAQANEGWPYLHQPTMKQFPALAEPNQAATTE
- a CDS encoding sulfatase family protein → MILTARAIAFGVLTLVASSTVADNPPNIILCMSDDQGWGDTGYNGHPHLKTPHLDQMAKEGVTFTRFYAAAAMCSPTRASCYTGRNPYRFGVTFAMKGMLEPTEIPITTVLKEHGYTTGHFGKWHLGTLSKTIGDQKRWGTFAEQPERYHCPPWERDVDVCFVTESKVPTWNPLIDPGPINRRPSSANETKQPSPQDQPYGNDYFTGPNQTAKENTHGDDSRVLMDRAIPFIRDAARKQQPFFAAVWFHTPHSPVVGGPEYRRMYREHPEPTQHYYACLTAMDEQLGRLRAELQALGVADNTMLFFCSDNGPARQGSPRHVGSAKDLKGFKLSINEGGIRVPGLLVWPDKVKSARTVHAPCITSDYFPTILDALEIELPADRTYDGTSLLPFVTGQQQIRQKPLGFLNRDGKEAVWMEQRYKLISTAKGDKLYDIIEDPSESTDLANQQADVVKRMQAELSHWKANVMAELKRVP
- a CDS encoding arylsulfatase, producing MRTFLVLLALFYCPPTVQADAPPNVILIFADDLGPGMLGCYGQQVITTPNIDRLAREGMKFTNYYGGVYCAPARWTLLTGMHDGRLGGWAQNRAGLPIWRDAGQITEEDYQKRLAKHKANSNPIAEEEVFLAQVAQNAGYQTAQFGKLDRGFLTWHERVKRFGWDFYEGYYDHQRCHGFYPPYLWRNGEKFELPGNTLADCGKTSEQGDEPVGYGGETYSQNVFIKGILKYLRANHDRPFFLYHPTQLPHGPVAIPELHPDFADHPTMSLAEKKYASMVKMLDDHVGLIMNELVTLGIDDNTVVLFASDNGHELYYGPKPSYKTQKLPNGEPANLTDKKWRTSECGDIFDGAGGRAGLKRSGYQGGMQCPMIVRWPGKISPGTEADLLSSHYDFLATLADIVGEEQPRGKDGISYLPTLLGQPQTQQHDFIVVNNRFTTMGSRALITREGFKLVEADRKGGVYQLYNISTDNEERIDLASGFPEKVEQLKQILKREIDSPRPDLLPKNH